The Primulina huaijiensis isolate GDHJ02 chromosome 6, ASM1229523v2, whole genome shotgun sequence genomic sequence GCAACAACGTGAAGGTGGTCAGAACTTCTTTATCAAACTATGATTTTGCATATGTGCACATCCAAGTAAATGTTACCTTGACATTGTTTAACTTGCGATGGATTTTCCTCTTGATGTTTAATAATGATTTATGAAACTTTTTAATTTGGAGCAGAAGTTACTAATGAGATTAAGTTAAATGATTGCTTCATCTGTATCTTTTGTACAAACCTACGTCTAATATGTGGTCCTTTTattgtttaataattaataatatatttcaaatttacgAGAAGTTATGTGATTTGCAGAGAAGACCAGAATTGAAGCAGAAATCAAAGCCGTTGAAGAAGCATCAAGAATGAGACGGGAGAAAGAAAGAGAAGCTGCTAGGATGGCAATGCAAaaggttttatttattttattccccTACAGCCTATTTACCCAATCCACTTATGTCAATAGGAATGGTTGTAACTTTGATTCATTGATATATTGGGAGTCGTTTTTGCAGATGGAAAAAACGGttgaaataaatgaaaatcaaGAGGTTTTGAATTACCTAGAGATGTTAAGCCGTGATTCCCCATCTGATTTTCTTGATGGAGAGGGGTCCGAGGGATCATTGGGAATCAGTCGTCACTCTGGAAACTTTCTGGAGCGTCTTGGCTTGTACATAAAGGACGATTATCGgggagaagaagatgatgaaattTTGAGCGGGGAAGAGGGGGAGATTCTCTCTTAGGATGTGCGTGCGGGTGTATGCCTTCTGACTCTAGCTTTAACTTACTTGTTTATACCTTAAAATAGCGTAGTATTTGACAGTAATAGGTGCATCTCGtgtaatatttcaaattttattcctGTTTTATGGGCGATTTACGTACTTCCGCagtcataataaaaaaaaaaaaaaaaaaggaactgATACTGGTAATAACATTTGCTCGAGTTTATTTGATCCATTGGTGGAATCGATGTTGCTTTCTAGTAATTGAAGAagcttttcaaatttttatgatcAGCTCATAGAAACTCATTGGTGGATTTTGAACATTAtttatccaatttttttttaaagaaaataaaagtttaattcctttatatatatgtatatactcGATTTAATTATCTGCCTGCTTCGCGCATGACAAACCAATGGAGgaaatgtgtgtgtatatactcgatttaattcaatgtgttgtcaaatatttcaagttactaaataaatttcttttttgGTTTCGGAGcacaaaaaaagagaagaaaagtaAAAAAAGATGAGGTTtgtgttagttttttttttaccaaacctTGACAACCGAAGTAAACAGACATGTCTCATGCTAAAATACAAATGAGTAGAGTTAATTCCTCCGTGCTTTCATGTATTGGAGGAATGTTTTTCCATTGAGCCTCTGTGAGAAGAAATCTTTAACGTATTGCTCCATGATCATGCGCCTATACAACGGGGGTTGATCAACTCGTACTACGGAAGGCGACGGCCCTACTTCTGCTTCGAATTTTGGGTTGAAGAACATGGCAAACGAGATCCTCTCTTTTTCCGAGTTCACTATTGCTCTATGCTCGATGCTCTTGTATAAACCATTGCTTAATATCTGCAGTTCACGCATAAATGTCATTATGTATGTAGCATCATATATATGTTAAGATAATTCAATTCCTATATCATTACTTATAAATGATGGATTTGGATTTTAGAcaaaatcttttttaaaatcaacTTATTTCAGTTGTGTTTATCACTTAAATTTGTTCAAATGTTGTATTTGACAGAGATATCTGATGTAGATCTAGCGTCAATCCAAGATCTATGATAGCTATTTATATCATCATACAATATCTTGATCACCAATTAAATATAATCGTTGTTACGTGAGTATTACGAGAACACCTACAACAAACACAAGAATCCTTTTTTTGcaaccatatgagatatggaaggAGGAGAATTTTAGTGGTTGAAGTTTTGGTATGTTTCATATGGTTGCCTACAAATCCTTTTTTACATATGGACTCAACCATATTAAATAAGATATTGACATGTTTCAAACTCTTGTAAGTCCATGGGTCTACCTCTTTTGGATCATGTAATCACAGCTCTCGTGATAGTCCATTAACATTTACTCACAAAACTATCCACACTTTGTTGTGGAGAATGTACCTTCCCAGTCTCAAACCCAAGACTTCTGTCCATGCCATAAGTACTTGGCTTAAAAAGAACTGACACCAATTGAGCCATATAATTAGGTCAAATCCCACAGGAATGACTGAATCCATCAgtattgaatataaaatatacaatCCAAATTAAGGGTTTTTTCCAGTCAAACATATGAAATGCAATAACAGTCTCAAGAATCGCTGGAGGCGCAGTTACTTCCCGTTCATTATAAATTTAGATCTGGTAAAAATAAGGGGGGAAAAAGGACAAACCTCGGATACGTCTCCTAAATTAACAACAAAGGCATTTGGAAGGAACCGGACAGGCAACCAAACTCCATCCTTTTTAACTTGGAATCCCTCCACACCATTGACTTGAAGGAGAATAGTGACTCCGCTGGCGTCCGAGTGTGGCGTCAGCCCGATGACCTTGTTAGGCTCCGGACATGGTGGATAGTAAGTCATTCTCATTGCTTGCATTCCATTTTCAAACATGTTCTCCACTTCTGTGTACTCAATTTTCAGGGCTTCTGCTATCAATCCAAATATGGCCATGGAAAGTTTTTGTAACTCTGATATGTAACTCTCTATGGTCTCCCTACAAATTTTGTATAATGATATATCATGGATCGCATGTATTCTGGTAAGAGGGAAAATATGATTCTATGCAAACGAAACACTTGTTGCTGAATCAACAAGCTCATCTTTGCTACTTATTCATACTCAACGCCTCACGATACACTATAATTTGTCGATGATACAATTACTATATATAATAACTCCGGCGACCTGAATCCGCCCTTTTTGGACCTCCGGGGAGGTTTGACGGCCCTCTGTACAAGTTCCTGTTACATGTTACCTTCTAGACAATACCTTTTCATTGATTCGATATTGATTTTGAGACACTATTATTGATTACTCATGGTTGAATAAATCAAAGGTAAAATTCTCATAAAGATTATAGGGATGCTAGTACATATGAAACATACCTGAGGGGTGAAGGAAGCTGAGGAAAGAGATGAGATTTCCTTCTATTAATGGGGTTGGTGGTGATGTATAATCTGTCTGCCCAATCAACCTTGTGTCCCTCAGATAAAATGATAGTGTTCCCATACCCCTCAAAATCCCCGTCTCTTACCTTATAGCTCAACCTTTCCTCCACCGGAAGTTTATAAAACTCTTGAATCTCGTGCTTTAGCTTCTCCACCATTGAACAGTCCACACCATGGTTCACCAACTGCATGCAATTCACTTTGCTTTTCCAATAATTTTCTACGATATTATTACTAATAAACCTCTATCATCATGTGGAAAATACAGTTACCTGGAAGATTCCCCATTCTTTGCAGGTCGAGTGGAACCTCTCGAGTTCGAAATTCTTGGTCTCTGCACAAAGCAGGCTGCTCAAATCGACTACAGGGATTACCGAGGAAGAACCCCCGCTGTCCGACGAATCTGGAACGTTACAAGGTTCTTGGTCGACGAGGAAACGCGTGGGGATCTCCGAAATGGGCTCTTTAACCATTTCTTGAACACTGAAACCCATTTCGGCGTTTAACCTTAATTCTGCAATGAAACCAGCTTGGTTGCTGGTTCTTATAGATGTGCGCGGTGACTACCAAAACTTTGTCCACTCCGAAATATAACATGACGTGAAATTATTCGAGTTTTCACAATTTCCATTCTAGACTACTTCCCTTGTTCCCATTCGCCCCCGCAATGccatgttttaattaaaaaaataaaccgaGTTTAGTCTTACTTTTTGCCTACTTTTAAGtcgattattatttattatattagatTGGCTTGGGTCGGATTTTCGATCGAACTCATACAACTCTATATCGACAAAGATTTATGTCGGTATACCGCAAGATGTCAAATCTGTCTATTCTCttttaatacatttataaa encodes the following:
- the LOC140978688 gene encoding protopine O-dealkylase-like yields the protein MGFSVQEMVKEPISEIPTRFLVDQEPCNVPDSSDSGGSSSVIPVVDLSSLLCAETKNFELERFHSTCKEWGIFQLVNHGVDCSMVEKLKHEIQEFYKLPVEERLSYKVRDGDFEGYGNTIILSEGHKVDWADRLYITTNPINRRKSHLFPQLPSPLRETIESYISELQKLSMAIFGLIAEALKIEYTEVENMFENGMQAMRMTYYPPCPEPNKVIGLTPHSDASGVTILLQVNGVEGFQVKKDGVWLPVRFLPNAFVVNLGDVSEILSNGLYKSIEHRAIVNSEKERISFAMFFNPKFEAEVGPSPSVVRVDQPPLYRRMIMEQYVKDFFSQRLNGKTFLQYMKARRN